A window of the Streptomyces luomodiensis genome harbors these coding sequences:
- a CDS encoding TetR/AcrR family transcriptional regulator, with protein MAYDAEDTRRRIFAAATAEFAEYGLAGARVGRIATAARANKQAIYLYYGSKEQLFAAVLRAKLEEVRVSISFDPDAVAESVGQLFDWYQEHPELIRLLLWEALEASGEPDESERERRAGFRAKAHHLVAGGVARHLPEDARVRAAQDLLFTFMGLIAWNFAVPKMCRMMLDEETDRAALARRRATVVDVARRLAAPQDTR; from the coding sequence ATGGCCTATGACGCGGAGGACACCAGACGGCGGATCTTCGCCGCCGCCACCGCCGAGTTCGCCGAGTACGGTCTGGCGGGGGCCAGGGTCGGCCGGATCGCGACCGCCGCCAGGGCCAACAAGCAGGCCATCTACCTGTACTACGGGAGCAAGGAGCAGCTGTTCGCCGCCGTCCTGCGGGCGAAACTGGAGGAGGTCCGCGTCTCCATCTCCTTCGATCCCGACGCGGTGGCCGAGTCGGTCGGGCAGCTCTTCGACTGGTACCAGGAGCACCCGGAGCTGATCAGGCTGCTGCTGTGGGAGGCCCTGGAGGCATCCGGCGAACCGGATGAGAGCGAACGGGAGCGCCGCGCCGGTTTCCGCGCGAAGGCGCACCATCTCGTGGCCGGCGGCGTGGCCCGCCACCTCCCCGAGGACGCACGCGTCCGCGCCGCCCAGGACCTGCTGTTCACCTTCATGGGACTGATCGCCTGGAACTTCGCGGTGCCCAAGATGTGCCGCATGATGCTGGACGAGGAGACCGACCGGGCCGCCCTGGCCCGCCGCCGCGCAACGGTCGTCGACGTCGCCCGCAGGCTCGCCGCCCCACAGGACACCCGCTGA
- the aztD gene encoding zinc metallochaperone AztD, giving the protein MNNPIGTRALTGTALALALSAVLTACGGEDTSSDSSGAKAKDTPGTSAAEIKDPLVATFDGGLYVLDGKSLELARTIELPGFNRVNPAGDDSHVIVSTDSGFRVMNAAEQTLTDIRYEGAKPGHVVRHAGRTVLFTDGTGQVNVFDPEDLGSGKKPEGRTYTSAEPHHGVAIELSDGELLTTLGDEEKRTGVLVLDKHNKETRRSENCPGVHGEAAAKGEAVAVGCEDGVLIYKDGEFTKADAPDPYGRIGNQAGSEESPILLGDYKTDPEAELERPNRVSLINTETARLRLVDLGTSYSFRSLARGPHGEALVLGTNGVLHVIDPETGKVDKKIPAVDEWQEPLDWQQTRPTLFVRDHTAYVSEPSKRQVHAIDLASGEKLASVTLPKSTNELSGVVADH; this is encoded by the coding sequence GTGAACAACCCGATAGGTACAAGAGCCCTCACGGGGACGGCGCTCGCCCTGGCGCTGTCCGCGGTCCTGACCGCCTGCGGCGGCGAGGACACCTCCTCCGACTCCTCCGGCGCGAAGGCGAAGGACACACCGGGCACCAGCGCCGCCGAGATCAAGGACCCGCTGGTCGCCACGTTCGACGGCGGACTGTACGTCCTGGACGGCAAGAGCCTGGAGCTGGCCAGGACGATCGAGCTGCCCGGCTTCAACCGCGTCAACCCCGCGGGCGACGACTCCCACGTCATCGTCTCCACCGACAGCGGTTTCCGCGTCATGAACGCCGCCGAACAGACCCTCACCGACATCCGGTACGAGGGTGCCAAGCCCGGCCACGTGGTACGGCACGCCGGCCGGACGGTCCTGTTCACCGACGGCACCGGCCAGGTGAACGTCTTCGACCCCGAGGACCTCGGCAGCGGCAAGAAGCCGGAGGGGCGCACCTACACCTCCGCCGAACCGCACCACGGCGTCGCCATCGAACTGAGCGACGGCGAACTCCTCACCACCCTGGGCGACGAGGAGAAGCGCACCGGCGTCCTCGTCCTGGACAAGCACAACAAGGAGACCAGGCGCAGCGAGAACTGCCCCGGTGTGCACGGCGAAGCCGCGGCCAAGGGCGAGGCCGTCGCGGTCGGCTGCGAGGACGGCGTCCTGATCTACAAGGACGGTGAGTTCACCAAGGCCGACGCCCCCGACCCTTACGGCCGCATCGGCAACCAGGCGGGCAGCGAGGAGTCGCCGATTCTCCTGGGCGACTACAAGACCGACCCGGAGGCGGAGCTGGAGCGGCCGAACCGCGTGTCGCTGATCAACACCGAAACCGCGCGGCTGCGCCTGGTCGACCTGGGCACCAGCTACTCGTTCCGCTCGCTCGCCCGTGGCCCCCACGGCGAGGCGCTCGTCCTCGGCACCAACGGCGTCCTGCACGTCATCGACCCGGAAACGGGCAAGGTGGACAAGAAGATCCCGGCCGTGGACGAGTGGCAGGAGCCGCTGGACTGGCAGCAGACCAGGCCCACCCTCTTCGTCCGCGACCACACCGCTTACGTGTCCGAACCGAGCAAGCGCCAAGTGCACGCCATCGACCTCGCATCGGGCGAGAAGCTCGCGTCCGTGACCCTGCCGAAGAGCACCAATGAGCTGTCGGGAGTCGTCGCGGACCACTGA
- the aztC gene encoding zinc ABC transporter substrate-binding protein AztC, protein MRTPTKAARATRARTLLLVLLALVPAGLATACTSGGHQPRVVVTTNILGDITREIVGDEAEVSVLMKPNADPHSFGLSAVQAAELEHADLVVFNGLGLEENVLRHVDAARASGVATFEVGKAVHPLTFQAHDDGGPEEGTGQPDPHFWTDPDRVREAAGLISERVIEHVDGVNEKAVRDNAARYRERLADLTTWMEKSFDRIPRERRALVTNHHVFGYLAERFDFRVIGAVIPSGTTLASPSSSDLRSLTQAMQKAGVRTVFADSSQPNRLAEVLRTELGGGVRVVELYSESLTEKGKGAGTYLEMMRANTTAMADGLTDA, encoded by the coding sequence ATGAGGACGCCGACGAAAGCGGCGCGCGCGACGCGGGCGCGCACCCTGCTGCTGGTCCTGCTCGCCCTGGTCCCGGCCGGTCTCGCCACCGCCTGTACCAGCGGTGGCCACCAGCCACGGGTCGTGGTGACGACCAACATCCTCGGCGACATCACCCGGGAGATCGTCGGCGACGAAGCCGAGGTCAGCGTCCTGATGAAGCCGAACGCCGACCCCCACTCCTTCGGCCTGTCGGCCGTGCAGGCCGCCGAGTTGGAGCATGCCGACCTCGTGGTCTTCAACGGGCTGGGGCTGGAGGAGAACGTGCTGCGCCATGTGGACGCCGCCCGCGCGTCGGGAGTGGCCACCTTCGAGGTCGGCAAGGCGGTGCACCCGCTCACCTTCCAGGCACACGACGACGGCGGGCCCGAGGAGGGGACCGGACAGCCCGACCCGCACTTCTGGACCGACCCGGACCGGGTGCGCGAGGCCGCCGGCCTGATCAGCGAGCGGGTGATCGAGCACGTGGACGGCGTGAACGAGAAAGCGGTCCGGGACAACGCCGCCCGCTACCGCGAACGCCTCGCCGACCTCACCACCTGGATGGAGAAGTCCTTCGACCGCATCCCCCGGGAGCGGCGCGCGCTGGTGACCAACCACCACGTCTTCGGCTACCTCGCCGAACGCTTCGACTTCCGGGTGATCGGCGCGGTGATCCCGAGCGGCACCACGCTGGCGTCCCCCAGCTCCTCCGATCTGCGCTCACTCACCCAGGCCATGCAAAAGGCCGGGGTGCGCACCGTCTTCGCCGACTCCTCCCAGCCCAACCGGCTGGCCGAGGTGCTGCGCACCGAACTGGGCGGCGGGGTGCGCGTCGTCGAGCTCTACTCCGAGTCGCTGACGGAGAAGGGCAAGGGCGCCGGCACCTACCTGGAGATGATGCGCGCCAACACCACCGCCATGGCCGACGGCCTGACCGACGCCTGA
- the aztB gene encoding zinc ABC transporter permease AztB, which translates to MEWLTGPFEATFVQRALWGGMLVSAICALAGTWVVLRGMAFLGDAMSHGLLPGVALAALLGGNLLVGAVVSAAVMTAGVTALGRAPRLSQDTGIGLLFVGMLSLGVIIVSRSQSFAVDLTGFLFGDVLAVREQDLALLGVALLLALAVSVLGHRAFLALAFDPRKARTLGLRPRLAHSVLLGLLALAIVASFHIVGTLLVLGLLIAPPAAALPWARSVRGVMVLAALLGMTATFCGLLLSWHLSTAAGATVSALAVSLFFLSHLASGLRHRRAGRTAAPARTTG; encoded by the coding sequence GTGGAGTGGTTGACGGGCCCTTTTGAGGCGACCTTTGTGCAAAGAGCCCTGTGGGGCGGGATGTTGGTGTCGGCGATCTGCGCCCTGGCGGGCACCTGGGTGGTGCTCAGGGGGATGGCCTTCCTTGGCGACGCCATGTCCCACGGACTGTTGCCGGGAGTCGCGCTCGCCGCGCTGCTCGGCGGCAACCTGCTGGTGGGGGCGGTGGTGAGCGCGGCCGTCATGACGGCCGGAGTCACCGCGCTCGGCCGCGCCCCGAGGCTGTCCCAGGACACCGGGATCGGCCTGCTCTTCGTGGGCATGCTGTCGCTCGGCGTCATCATCGTGTCGCGTTCGCAGTCCTTCGCGGTGGACCTGACCGGCTTCCTCTTCGGTGACGTCCTCGCCGTGCGCGAACAGGACCTGGCGCTCCTGGGAGTGGCACTGCTGCTGGCGCTGGCCGTCTCGGTCCTCGGCCACCGGGCCTTCCTCGCCCTGGCGTTCGACCCGCGCAAGGCCCGGACGCTCGGCCTGCGCCCCCGGCTGGCCCACTCCGTGCTGCTGGGACTGCTGGCGCTGGCCATCGTGGCCTCCTTCCACATCGTCGGGACGCTGCTGGTCCTCGGCCTGCTCATCGCCCCGCCGGCGGCCGCGCTGCCATGGGCGCGCAGCGTGCGCGGAGTCATGGTCCTGGCGGCGCTGCTGGGCATGACCGCCACGTTCTGCGGCCTGTTGCTGTCCTGGCACCTGAGCACCGCGGCCGGTGCGACCGTCTCGGCCCTCGCGGTGAGCCTGTTCTTCCTCTCCCACCTGGCCTCGGGCCTCCGCCACCGCCGTGCGGGCCGCACCGCCGCCCCCGCCCGGACCACCGGCTGA
- the aztA gene encoding zinc ABC transporter ATP-binding protein AztA, whose amino-acid sequence MKIMFNTASPTAARDRTPRVRITELYAGYPGRPVLHGLSADIPASATTALIGPNGSGKSTLLGVMAGVLEPTSGELRSDGNGPPAFVPQRGAVGDALPLTVRQTVEMGRWGERGPWRRLTRRDRATVEAAMERLGISGLATRQLGELSGGQRQRALIAQGLAQESDLLLLDEPTTGLDPEARDRIAALLGELVADGVTVVQATHDLEAARGADACLLLRDGHLVGQGSPERLLTPSTLAQVWQPA is encoded by the coding sequence ATGAAAATCATGTTCAATACAGCCTCGCCGACCGCCGCCCGGGACCGGACGCCCCGCGTCCGCATCACCGAGCTGTACGCCGGCTATCCCGGACGCCCCGTTCTGCACGGACTCAGCGCCGACATACCGGCATCGGCCACGACCGCGCTCATCGGCCCGAACGGAAGCGGGAAGTCCACGCTGCTCGGCGTCATGGCAGGGGTGCTCGAACCCACCTCGGGAGAGCTGCGGAGCGACGGGAACGGGCCACCGGCGTTCGTTCCCCAGCGCGGTGCCGTCGGTGACGCGCTGCCGCTGACGGTCCGGCAGACCGTGGAGATGGGGCGCTGGGGTGAGCGCGGACCGTGGCGCCGGCTGACCCGGCGGGACCGCGCGACGGTGGAGGCCGCGATGGAACGGCTGGGCATCTCCGGCCTCGCGACCCGGCAACTCGGAGAGCTGTCGGGCGGACAGCGCCAGCGCGCCCTGATCGCCCAGGGGCTCGCCCAGGAGTCGGATCTGCTGCTGCTGGACGAGCCGACCACGGGACTGGACCCCGAGGCCAGGGACCGGATCGCCGCGCTGCTGGGGGAATTGGTCGCCGACGGGGTGACGGTCGTCCAGGCCACACACGACCTGGAGGCCGCGCGCGGCGCGGACGCCTGTCTCCTGCTCCGCGACGGACACCTGGTGGGACAGGGCAGCCCCGAGCGGCTTCTCACCCCCTCGACGCTCGCCCAGGTCTGGCAACCGGCCTGA
- a CDS encoding MFS transporter, with amino-acid sequence MAGFIPSDQAAQGSPERLRVAVGCGIGATIETYDFIGFGTAAALYFGDVFFPDSDPMSATLLSFATLGIGFAARPLGGIIAGHLGDRIGRKPVLVGSLLIMGIATVLIGCLPTYQMVGTWAPILLVAVRVIQGLAFGAEWGGAILMTFEHAPWRRRGLYTGITQAGFPVGLLLANLAFLFSTHTLSDTWAWRVPFLLSAVLIVVGILIRLKIDESPEFQQIQQSGEVAKNPLLEVLREDWRNVLRAFCLRCAETAGYAVSVTFVLSYLDDGDAPDVSGNVSLTALVAASALGIAATVLWGRLSDRVGRRPVYLLGCVVTLLWGVPMFLLVNTETAALVLVSFAVSYAVCQNSLAGVQGAWFSELFATKTRTAGTSLAYQLSAVVSGFTPMIATALYSATGWAGPAALFSVYGLLGLVATLTTQETWDAAAREEADRAALPPSPRTAPTVSEAVR; translated from the coding sequence ATGGCCGGCTTCATACCGTCGGACCAGGCGGCCCAGGGGTCGCCCGAGCGCCTGAGAGTCGCAGTGGGATGCGGGATCGGCGCGACCATCGAGACCTACGACTTCATCGGTTTCGGCACGGCCGCCGCCCTGTACTTCGGTGATGTGTTCTTCCCCGACTCGGACCCCATGTCCGCGACGCTCCTGTCGTTCGCGACGCTGGGCATCGGCTTCGCCGCCCGTCCGCTGGGCGGCATCATCGCCGGTCATCTCGGAGACCGCATCGGCCGCAAGCCCGTCCTGGTCGGTTCGCTGCTCATCATGGGCATCGCCACCGTCCTGATCGGCTGTCTGCCCACCTATCAGATGGTCGGGACCTGGGCGCCGATCCTGCTGGTGGCCGTCCGCGTGATCCAGGGACTCGCCTTCGGCGCCGAATGGGGCGGGGCGATCCTGATGACGTTCGAGCACGCGCCCTGGCGCCGACGCGGCCTGTACACGGGCATCACCCAGGCAGGTTTCCCGGTCGGGCTGCTGCTCGCCAACCTCGCGTTCCTCTTCAGCACCCACACGTTGAGCGACACCTGGGCATGGCGCGTACCGTTCCTGCTCAGCGCGGTCCTGATCGTCGTGGGCATCCTCATCCGGCTCAAGATCGACGAGTCGCCCGAGTTCCAGCAGATCCAGCAGTCCGGCGAGGTCGCCAAGAACCCGCTGCTGGAGGTCCTCCGCGAGGACTGGCGCAATGTGCTGCGCGCCTTCTGCCTCCGGTGCGCGGAGACCGCGGGCTACGCCGTCTCCGTCACCTTCGTGCTGTCCTACCTGGACGACGGCGACGCACCCGATGTCTCGGGCAATGTCAGCCTCACCGCCCTGGTGGCCGCCTCGGCCCTCGGTATCGCCGCCACCGTGCTGTGGGGGCGGCTGTCCGACCGGGTGGGGCGCCGCCCGGTGTATCTGCTGGGCTGCGTGGTGACGCTGCTGTGGGGCGTTCCGATGTTCCTGCTGGTCAACACCGAGACCGCCGCCCTGGTCCTGGTCTCCTTCGCCGTCAGCTACGCCGTCTGCCAGAACTCCCTGGCCGGTGTCCAGGGCGCCTGGTTCTCCGAACTCTTCGCCACCAAGACGCGCACCGCCGGAACGTCGCTGGCCTACCAGCTCTCCGCGGTCGTCTCCGGCTTCACCCCCATGATCGCCACCGCGCTCTACTCCGCCACCGGCTGGGCCGGGCCCGCCGCCCTGTTCAGCGTCTATGGACTGCTGGGCCTGGTCGCGACCCTGACGACCCAGGAGACCTGGGACGCGGCGGCGAGGGAAGAGGCGGACCGTGCCGCGCTGCCGCCGTCGCCCCGCACCGCGCCGACCGTCTCCGAGGCGGTGCGCTAG
- a CDS encoding GntR family transcriptional regulator, producing the protein MAGQALSSLTRTMTLRERALAALRTAITTGQYRPGDHLGEVEIAERLSVSRGTVREALRHLQQEGLVTAGSRGMLRVSRLTSTEVGELFQVREALESLAVAQIVASARREAAAEALRRALEHMRAAEEGADLEVKVEADLAFHLLLCELSGNSMLLRTWRHLEGPIRVVIVSAAEEYRQVAMSASAHVPIVDAIERGDAAAAQKVLHTHMTSAVRRLGLGREVSDKVSDKVSDKVSGDVSHEVSG; encoded by the coding sequence GTGGCTGGTCAGGCGCTTTCCAGTCTCACCCGCACGATGACGCTGCGGGAGCGCGCGCTCGCGGCGCTGCGCACGGCCATCACCACGGGGCAGTATCGCCCAGGTGATCACCTCGGCGAAGTGGAGATCGCCGAGCGGCTGTCCGTGAGCCGTGGCACGGTGCGCGAAGCCCTGCGCCACCTCCAGCAGGAAGGGCTGGTCACCGCGGGTTCGCGGGGGATGCTGCGGGTCTCGCGGCTCACTTCGACGGAGGTCGGTGAGCTGTTCCAGGTCCGGGAGGCGCTGGAGAGCCTCGCGGTGGCGCAGATCGTCGCGTCGGCGCGGCGGGAAGCGGCCGCCGAGGCCCTGCGCAGGGCTCTGGAGCACATGCGGGCCGCCGAGGAGGGTGCGGACCTCGAGGTGAAGGTCGAGGCGGACCTGGCCTTCCATCTGCTGCTCTGTGAGCTCTCCGGCAACTCGATGCTGCTCAGGACCTGGCGCCACCTGGAGGGGCCGATCCGTGTGGTGATCGTGAGCGCCGCGGAGGAGTACCGTCAGGTGGCCATGTCCGCGTCGGCCCATGTGCCGATCGTCGACGCGATCGAACGCGGGGACGCGGCGGCGGCCCAGAAGGTCCTGCACACGCACATGACCTCTGCCGTGCGCCGGCTCGGCCTCGGACGCGAAGTCTCCGACAAGGTCTCCGACAAGGTCTCCGACAAGGTCTCCGGCGACGTCTCCCACGAGGTTTCCGGCTAG
- a CDS encoding sugar phosphate isomerase/epimerase family protein, whose protein sequence is MTPRSKSEVIPMAGSGRLGCSTISFRARPLPDALAAIAGLGLPEADLGMLPGVCEHAPLRPGPDDVRRLTDLAAEHGIRWRSLNTDPADLNSPRLHPRVWRESIDLLARATAGVGAPFLAVPNGRQRHQPFGPSLEADLATVVARLHEAGEVAAEHGVRLLVEAPHVYRLCRDTDRSDLLLDRLDPERCGLIYDVSHVVASGGDAVGWARTVADRVDHVHLRDARPGDINLSVGNGKVDFEALIDALESAGYQGHYTLELETHDVADTDREAVAARSAARIEAALGGARPTEPAS, encoded by the coding sequence GTGACACCGAGAAGTAAGAGCGAGGTGATCCCCATGGCGGGGTCCGGCCGACTGGGCTGTTCCACCATTTCCTTCCGGGCGCGTCCGCTGCCCGACGCCCTCGCGGCCATCGCCGGGCTGGGCCTGCCCGAGGCCGACCTGGGGATGCTCCCCGGAGTCTGCGAGCACGCGCCGCTGCGGCCCGGACCGGATGACGTCCGGCGGCTGACGGACCTCGCCGCCGAGCACGGCATCCGCTGGCGGAGCCTGAACACCGATCCCGCGGACCTCAATAGCCCCCGGCTGCACCCCCGCGTCTGGCGGGAGTCCATCGACCTGCTGGCCCGCGCCACCGCCGGGGTCGGCGCCCCGTTCCTCGCCGTACCCAACGGCCGCCAGCGGCACCAGCCGTTCGGCCCGAGCCTCGAGGCCGACCTGGCCACGGTGGTCGCCCGGCTGCACGAGGCGGGCGAGGTCGCGGCCGAACACGGCGTACGGCTGCTGGTGGAGGCGCCGCACGTCTACCGGTTGTGCCGGGACACCGACCGCTCGGATCTGCTGCTGGACCGGCTGGACCCGGAGCGCTGCGGGCTGATCTACGACGTCAGCCATGTCGTCGCCTCGGGCGGCGACGCGGTGGGCTGGGCCCGCACGGTGGCGGACCGGGTGGACCACGTCCACCTGCGGGACGCCCGCCCCGGCGACATCAACCTCAGCGTCGGCAACGGGAAGGTGGACTTCGAGGCCCTCATCGACGCGCTGGAGTCGGCGGGATACCAGGGCCACTACACGCTGGAGCTGGAGACCCACGACGTGGCCGACACCGACCGCGAGGCCGTCGCCGCGCGCTCCGCCGCCCGGATCGAGGCGGCGCTCGGCGGAGCACGGCCGACGGAGCCGGCCTCATGA
- a CDS encoding dihydroxyacetone kinase subunit DhaK: MTPMFLNDPADAVDEMLDGFVRANADRVERVAPRVPAATRRRAGVGIVTGGGSGHKPTFIGYLGPGMLDAVAVGDVFASPPAHTALEAIRAADNGSGVLCLLGNCSESEFPGGNSARKVAKTSDVESRYANGGSGSR; the protein is encoded by the coding sequence ATGACGCCGATGTTCCTCAACGACCCGGCCGACGCCGTCGACGAGATGCTGGACGGTTTCGTGCGGGCCAACGCCGACCGCGTCGAACGCGTCGCGCCCCGAGTGCCGGCCGCCACGCGGCGCCGCGCCGGGGTCGGCATCGTCACCGGAGGCGGCTCCGGGCACAAGCCCACCTTCATCGGCTACCTCGGTCCCGGCATGCTCGACGCGGTGGCCGTGGGCGATGTCTTCGCCTCCCCGCCCGCGCACACCGCGCTCGAGGCGATCCGCGCCGCCGACAACGGCAGCGGCGTGCTGTGCCTGCTGGGCAACTGCTCCGAGTCGGAGTTCCCGGGCGGCAACTCCGCCCGCAAGGTCGCCAAGACCTCCGACGTCGAGAGCCGTTACGCCAACGGCGGCTCCGGCAGCCGCTGA
- a CDS encoding SDR family NAD(P)-dependent oxidoreductase → MPASPAVVRTAVVTGAGSQRGIGRATAHRLAAAGYEIAVLDLDEAAAKEAAAEIAERHGVRALGVRCDVTDRASVDSAVTEVEGALAPIGALVNNAGITDPSRFLDIEPHVWRKIFAVNVDGTYHVTQRIAGGMVERGFGRIVNLSSVSAQRGGGVFGGSHYSAAKGAVLGLTRAVARELGGTGVTVNAVAPGLIDTDITGGALVGEQRASVLSTIPAGRAGSADDVAVTIAFLCTPEAEYLTGTTVDINGGSHIH, encoded by the coding sequence ATGCCCGCTTCACCTGCCGTCGTCCGCACCGCCGTCGTCACCGGCGCCGGTTCCCAGCGCGGCATCGGCCGCGCCACCGCCCACCGGCTCGCCGCCGCCGGATACGAGATCGCCGTCCTCGACCTCGACGAGGCGGCCGCCAAGGAGGCCGCCGCCGAGATCGCCGAGCGCCACGGCGTACGCGCCCTCGGGGTCCGGTGTGATGTCACCGACCGCGCTTCCGTCGACAGCGCCGTCACCGAGGTCGAGGGGGCACTCGCGCCGATCGGCGCGCTGGTCAACAACGCCGGGATCACCGACCCGAGCCGTTTCCTGGACATCGAGCCCCACGTCTGGCGCAAGATCTTCGCGGTGAACGTGGACGGCACGTACCACGTCACCCAGCGCATCGCGGGCGGCATGGTCGAGCGTGGCTTCGGACGGATCGTGAACCTGTCGTCCGTCAGCGCCCAGCGCGGCGGCGGGGTGTTCGGCGGCTCCCACTACTCCGCCGCCAAGGGCGCGGTCCTGGGCCTGACCCGTGCCGTCGCCCGCGAACTCGGCGGCACCGGGGTCACCGTCAACGCGGTCGCGCCCGGTCTCATCGACACGGACATCACGGGTGGGGCGCTCGTCGGCGAGCAGCGCGCGAGCGTCCTGTCCACCATCCCGGCCGGCCGCGCGGGCAGCGCCGACGACGTCGCTGTCACGATCGCGTTCCTCTGCACCCCGGAGGCCGAGTACCTCACCGGCACGACCGTGGACATCAATGGCGGATCGCATATCCACTAG
- a CDS encoding CotH kinase family protein: MTTPTTACSPVRKRVKHRIPVRLRHHWKFAALLCAGTAVLLIFFGDARVSPWVTSASAADSDEITENVTGTVDLYDETKPHSIQLSYEQTDFTKMMKEFKADGTKDYIDADLTLDGTYLNDVGIRLKGNSTLRSLGGGNRGGGPGGGGEGGPGDGPGGGDRPDQPGQPDQQGQPGQPGQPGQPGQPGQQQGRPGQQGQQQPGGGGGGGGGGMMNFQLSASKPEELPWLIKIDEYVEGRAYQGHREISLRPGSDDQVPFNEALSLSLMDASDQTAEGFAFASLQVNNRPAVTRMYVENPSKDYADTQRADDGVMYKARAGSSFDYRGDDPTAYEDSFKQLNKKGSQDLAPVMRLIKWANQASDKEFAEELDQYVDVKSLAQYVATQNLILNFDDMAGPGKNYVLWYSLDTKKFSVLGWDFNLTFSGSAEAGPDDETGMGGGRPGGGAQQGAAGPNGGQGQQRAPGEEQQDQGQKGEGQQGVDQQGKGGGRGGAMGGHLLKERFLELDAFDEVYKSAYRELYQTFYASGTASRTLTALAADAKRAGADDTGVDKAVAALRSTVTARTKALAKNKEVTAG; encoded by the coding sequence ATGACCACCCCCACCACGGCATGCTCGCCCGTGCGCAAGCGCGTGAAGCACCGGATCCCGGTGCGTCTGCGGCACCACTGGAAGTTCGCGGCGCTGCTGTGCGCCGGAACGGCGGTACTGCTGATCTTCTTCGGCGACGCCCGCGTCTCCCCGTGGGTCACCAGCGCCTCGGCCGCGGACAGCGACGAGATCACGGAGAACGTGACCGGAACGGTCGACCTCTACGACGAGACCAAGCCGCACTCCATCCAGCTCTCCTACGAGCAGACCGACTTCACCAAGATGATGAAGGAGTTCAAGGCCGACGGCACCAAGGACTACATCGATGCCGACCTGACGCTCGACGGTACGTACCTCAACGACGTCGGCATCCGGCTCAAGGGCAACTCGACGCTCCGGAGCCTGGGCGGCGGCAACCGGGGCGGCGGCCCTGGCGGTGGCGGTGAGGGCGGTCCCGGCGACGGTCCCGGCGGCGGCGACCGGCCGGACCAGCCAGGCCAACCGGACCAGCAGGGCCAGCCAGGCCAGCCAGGCCAGCCAGGCCAGCCAGGCCAACCGGGCCAGCAGCAGGGCCGGCCCGGTCAGCAGGGTCAGCAGCAGCCGGGTGGCGGCGGGGGCGGGGGAGGCGGAGGCATGATGAACTTCCAGCTCTCGGCGTCCAAACCGGAGGAGCTGCCCTGGCTCATCAAGATCGACGAGTATGTCGAGGGCCGTGCCTACCAGGGCCACCGGGAGATCTCCCTGCGTCCCGGCAGCGACGACCAAGTGCCGTTCAACGAGGCGCTGTCGCTCTCCCTGATGGACGCCTCCGACCAGACGGCCGAGGGGTTCGCCTTCGCCTCGCTCCAGGTCAACAACCGTCCGGCCGTCACCCGGATGTACGTCGAGAACCCGAGCAAGGACTACGCCGACACCCAGCGCGCGGACGACGGCGTGATGTACAAGGCCCGCGCGGGAAGCAGTTTCGACTACCGGGGTGACGATCCGACGGCGTACGAGGACTCCTTCAAACAGCTCAACAAGAAGGGCAGCCAGGACCTCGCCCCCGTGATGCGCCTGATCAAGTGGGCCAACCAGGCGTCGGACAAGGAGTTCGCCGAGGAGCTGGACCAGTACGTGGACGTGAAGTCCCTGGCCCAGTACGTGGCCACGCAGAACCTGATCCTGAACTTCGACGACATGGCGGGCCCGGGAAAGAACTACGTGCTCTGGTACAGCCTGGACACCAAGAAGTTCTCGGTGCTCGGCTGGGACTTCAACCTGACGTTCAGCGGTTCGGCCGAGGCCGGTCCGGACGACGAGACCGGCATGGGCGGCGGCCGTCCCGGCGGTGGAGCCCAGCAGGGCGCGGCCGGGCCGAACGGCGGCCAGGGGCAGCAGCGGGCCCCGGGCGAGGAGCAGCAGGACCAGGGGCAGAAGGGCGAGGGCCAGCAGGGCGTGGACCAGCAGGGCAAGGGCGGCGGCAGGGGCGGCGCGATGGGCGGCCACCTGCTCAAGGAGCGCTTCCTGGAGCTGGACGCGTTCGACGAGGTGTACAAGTCCGCGTACCGCGAGCTGTACCAGACCTTCTACGCCTCCGGTACCGCGTCCAGGACGCTCACCGCGCTGGCCGCCGACGCCAAGCGAGCGGGCGCGGACGACACCGGCGTCGACAAGGCCGTCGCGGCGCTGCGGAGCACCGTCACGGCCCGTACGAAGGCGCTGGCCAAGAACAAGGAGGTCACCGCCGGCTGA